From Moraxella sp. K1664, one genomic window encodes:
- the lepB gene encoding signal peptidase I, whose product MEFDINLILVPVTLVLLVAYLADKFVLKQHKLVAKQTKLISHAQTHLEQVEKEFKATLVRFGHDEAPAEFIGNEHTPEMLKNQSLVYNEARRTLAEAQKQAGMNVGEPVVEPKLVQWAYEYLPILLIIVLVRSFIIEPFNIPSSSMVPSLYTGDFIIVNKASYGLRLPITHTKILNTGSPKHGDVVVFRYPENPKRYYIKRMIGLPGDTVAFANGVLSINGQAVNTTPVNYQMTDKLNAKLMPAVIENHRLSDEERARYGIEEEKHAHYYRETLGEHEYVVRYLGDLNSASIAPFLLKNSPQTATSGGTAWQITVPSGQYFVMGDNRDRSEDGRFWGFVPESHLAGRATYIWMHKEAGLNPPSFGRAGAID is encoded by the coding sequence GTGGAATTTGACATTAATTTAATCTTGGTGCCTGTTACGCTGGTGCTACTGGTGGCGTATTTGGCAGATAAATTTGTGTTAAAACAGCATAAATTGGTCGCCAAACAAACCAAGCTCATCTCGCACGCTCAGACGCACTTAGAACAAGTGGAAAAAGAGTTTAAGGCGACACTCGTGCGTTTTGGACATGACGAGGCACCGGCTGAGTTTATTGGTAATGAACATACGCCAGAGATGCTCAAAAATCAGTCGCTTGTCTATAATGAAGCCAGACGTACCCTAGCCGAAGCACAAAAGCAGGCAGGGATGAACGTGGGCGAACCGGTGGTTGAGCCAAAATTGGTGCAATGGGCGTATGAGTACCTGCCCATCTTGCTCATCATCGTATTGGTGCGTTCGTTTATTATTGAGCCGTTTAATATCCCATCAAGCTCAATGGTGCCAAGTCTATACACGGGCGATTTTATCATTGTCAATAAAGCATCCTATGGGCTAAGATTGCCGATTACGCACACTAAGATTTTAAATACAGGCAGTCCCAAGCATGGCGATGTGGTGGTGTTTCGCTATCCTGAAAATCCCAAACGCTACTATATTAAACGTATGATAGGTCTGCCGGGCGATACGGTGGCGTTTGCCAATGGCGTGCTATCCATCAATGGACAGGCGGTAAATACAACACCCGTGAACTATCAAATGACAGACAAGCTCAATGCCAAGCTCATGCCGGCTGTCATTGAGAATCATCGCCTGTCTGATGAAGAGCGTGCCAGATATGGCATAGAAGAAGAAAAGCACGCTCACTATTATCGTGAAACATTGGGCGAGCATGAGTATGTTGTGCGTTATTTGGGCGATTTAAATAGTGCGTCCATCGCCCCATTTTTATTAAAAAATTCACCACAAACTGCCACATCAGGCGGTACGGCATGGCAGATTACTGTGCCAAGCGGACAGTATTTTGTCATGGGCGATAACAGAGACCGCAGTGAAGACGGGCGGTTTTGGGGCTTTGTGCCAGAGAGCCATCTGGCGGGCAGAGCGACTTATATTTGGATGCACAAAGAGGCGGGGCTTAATCCACCCAGCTTTGGGCGAGCAGGAGCGATTGATTAG
- the lepA gene encoding translation elongation factor 4, producing MTALSHIRNFSIIAHIDHGKSTLADRFIQVCGGLSDREMQAQVLDSMDIERERGITIKAQSVTLYYNHPNGEKYQLNFIDTPGHVDFSYEVSRSLAACEGALLVVDAAQGVEAQSVANCYTAIEQDLEVLPVLNKIDLPQVEPERVIEEIEDIIGIEAVDAPRVSAKTGVGIDELLQALVEKIPAPQGDRDAPLQALIIDSWFDNYLGVVSLVRVREGQVKTGDKIFIKSTGESHLVTSIGVFTPKRLETNILQAGEVGFIIAGIKDIAGAPVGDTITLAKTPEVDSIAGFKKVTPQVYAGMFPIDSSDFEKFREALQKLQINDSALFFEPDTSEALGFGFRCGFLGMLHMEIIQERLEREYDLDLITTAPSVIYEVVKKNGETVYVDNPSKLPDTGVIQEFREPIARCNILVPQEYLGNVITLAIERRGVQVDMKFMARQVQVVFDIPMGEVVMDFFDKLKSASRGFASLDYGFHRYQADKLARVDVLINGEKVDALAMICHQEHARRRGNQLVEKMKELIPRQMFDVAIQAAIGSQIIARSTVKAMRKDVLAKCYGGDVSRKKKLLEKQKAGKKRMKQVGSVEIPQEAFLAVLKVDG from the coding sequence ATGACCGCACTTTCTCATATCCGTAATTTTTCTATCATCGCCCACATTGACCACGGCAAATCCACCCTTGCCGACCGTTTTATTCAAGTGTGTGGCGGTCTGTCTGACCGTGAAATGCAGGCTCAGGTGCTTGACAGCATGGATATTGAGCGTGAGCGTGGCATTACCATCAAAGCCCAATCAGTAACGCTATATTACAATCACCCTAATGGCGAAAAATATCAGCTCAACTTCATTGACACCCCCGGACACGTGGACTTTTCTTATGAAGTATCAAGAAGTTTGGCGGCGTGCGAGGGGGCGTTACTGGTGGTGGACGCCGCCCAAGGCGTGGAGGCTCAGTCGGTTGCCAACTGCTACACCGCCATTGAGCAGGACTTAGAAGTATTGCCTGTGTTAAACAAAATTGACCTGCCACAAGTTGAGCCCGAGCGTGTCATTGAGGAGATTGAGGATATCATCGGCATTGAGGCGGTGGACGCTCCACGAGTATCCGCCAAAACAGGCGTGGGCATTGATGAGTTACTACAAGCCCTAGTGGAGAAAATCCCTGCCCCCCAAGGCGACCGAGATGCCCCCTTACAAGCCTTGATTATTGATTCGTGGTTTGATAATTATCTGGGCGTGGTGTCTTTGGTGCGTGTGCGTGAAGGGCAGGTCAAGACAGGCGATAAGATTTTTATCAAATCCACAGGCGAGAGTCATTTGGTTACGTCTATTGGCGTGTTTACCCCCAAACGCTTGGAGACAAATATCCTACAAGCAGGCGAGGTGGGCTTTATCATCGCAGGGATTAAGGACATCGCAGGGGCTCCTGTGGGCGATACCATTACCCTTGCCAAAACGCCTGAGGTGGACAGCATTGCTGGCTTTAAAAAAGTAACGCCACAAGTGTATGCAGGGATGTTTCCCATTGATTCGTCTGATTTTGAAAAGTTCCGTGAAGCCTTACAAAAGCTCCAAATCAACGACTCTGCTTTATTTTTTGAGCCTGACACGTCCGAGGCGTTGGGCTTTGGTTTTCGCTGTGGCTTTTTGGGTATGCTTCACATGGAGATTATCCAAGAGCGTTTGGAGCGTGAATACGACCTTGATTTGATTACCACCGCTCCTTCCGTGATTTATGAAGTTGTCAAAAAAAATGGCGAGACTGTCTATGTGGATAACCCATCCAAACTGCCCGATACAGGCGTGATACAGGAGTTTCGTGAGCCGATTGCCCGCTGTAATATTTTGGTGCCACAAGAATATCTGGGCAACGTCATCACGCTTGCCATTGAACGTCGTGGCGTGCAGGTGGACATGAAGTTTATGGCTCGTCAAGTGCAGGTGGTGTTTGACATTCCGATGGGTGAGGTAGTCATGGACTTTTTTGATAAATTAAAATCGGCAAGTCGTGGCTTTGCTTCTTTGGATTATGGTTTTCATCGCTATCAAGCGGACAAATTGGCTCGTGTGGACGTACTGATTAATGGCGAAAAAGTGGACGCACTTGCCATGATTTGCCATCAAGAACACGCTCGCCGTCGTGGCAATCAGTTGGTTGAAAAGATGAAAGAGCTGATTCCAAGACAGATGTTTGATGTTGCCATTCAAGCGGCAATTGGCAGTCAAATCATCGCTCGCTCTACCGTCAAAGCCATGCGTAAGGACGTGCTTGCCAAGTGTTATGGTGGTGATGTTAGCCGTAAAAAGAAACTCCTAGAAAAACAAAAAGCAGGTAAAAAACGCATGAAACAAGTGGGCAGCGTGGAAATCCCCCAAGAGGCGTTTTTGGCGGTGTTAAAAGTGGATGGCTAG
- a CDS encoding capsular biosynthesis protein, which yields MSLILKRLLSHDDILLLQGKMGTFFCRFATFLMSEGKRVHKVNFNAGDALFYCHKDKMSNFRGRQSEFDEFLTKLIDDKQLEAVVCFNDCRPYHEIARQVCERLGIAFFVFEEGYLRPDYITLEEHGINGYSRLDSTLIDTLQRANDKPEFTDNRFYRLCVASMVYYVAVFVGQWRYPHYEHYRGLSLWAEAWAWVKAPVRKFTRYHSDKRLQERLVGQKNFYLVSLQVHNDSQISHHSDYQDVRDFIREVMISFAKHAPSGTSLLFKHHPLDRGHRDYTRMIAKLGDELGVQGRVFYGCDMHLPSLMKASIGMITVNSTTALQSVYHQKPTKIMGRALYDVAGLTDQKSLDEFWTNPTAPDRDFYLKFREYLIEQTQLNGSFYGKAPWELSGFYQSLAQDVITTK from the coding sequence ATGTCGCTAATATTAAAACGCCTGTTGTCTCATGATGACATTTTGCTTTTGCAGGGCAAAATGGGGACGTTTTTTTGTCGTTTTGCCACATTTTTGATGAGTGAGGGCAAGCGAGTGCATAAGGTTAATTTTAATGCAGGCGACGCTCTTTTTTATTGCCACAAGGATAAGATGAGTAATTTTCGGGGGCGTCAAAGCGAGTTTGATGAATTTTTAACCAAACTCATTGATGACAAACAGCTAGAAGCGGTGGTCTGTTTTAACGACTGTCGCCCCTATCATGAGATTGCACGGCAGGTGTGCGAGCGGTTGGGCATTGCCTTTTTTGTCTTTGAAGAGGGTTATCTGCGACCTGATTATATCACCCTAGAAGAGCATGGCATTAACGGCTATTCACGACTGGACTCAACGCTCATTGATACCCTGCAACGGGCAAATGACAAGCCAGAATTTACCGACAACCGTTTTTATCGGCTGTGTGTGGCGAGCATGGTGTATTATGTGGCGGTGTTTGTAGGGCAGTGGCGATATCCGCATTATGAGCATTATCGGGGCTTGTCCCTATGGGCGGAAGCGTGGGCGTGGGTCAAAGCCCCTGTGCGTAAGTTTACTCGTTATCATTCAGACAAACGTTTGCAAGAGCGACTGGTTGGGCAAAAAAACTTCTATCTGGTGAGTTTGCAGGTGCATAACGACTCACAAATCAGTCATCACAGTGACTATCAGGACGTGCGTGATTTTATTCGTGAAGTCATGATAAGTTTTGCCAAGCATGCCCCCAGTGGCACGAGCCTGCTGTTTAAACATCATCCGCTAGACCGTGGACATCGTGACTACACTCGCATGATTGCCAAGCTGGGTGATGAGCTTGGGGTGCAGGGCAGGGTGTTTTATGGCTGTGACATGCACCTGCCAAGCCTGATGAAAGCAAGCATTGGCATGATTACAGTGAACAGCACCACCGCATTGCAGTCGGTATATCATCAAAAACCTACCAAAATCATGGGGCGTGCCTTGTATGATGTGGCAGGGCTGACTGACCAGAAGTCTTTGGATGAATTTTGGACAAATCCGACCGCCCCTGACCGTGATTTTTATCTAAAATTTAGGGAATATCTCATTGAGCAAACGCAGTTAAATGGTTCATTTTATGGCAAAGCCCCGTGGGAGCTGTCAGGATTTTACCAAAGTTTGGCGCAGGATGTGATAACAACCAAATAA